The following proteins are co-located in the Myxocyprinus asiaticus isolate MX2 ecotype Aquarium Trade chromosome 18, UBuf_Myxa_2, whole genome shotgun sequence genome:
- the LOC127455970 gene encoding cleavage and polyadenylation specificity factor subunit 5-like: MSVVPPNRSSTGWPRGVNQFGNKYISPPAKPLTLERTINLYPLTNYTFGTKEPLYEKDSSVAARFQRMREEFEKIGMRRTVEGVLIVHEHRLPHVLLLQLGTTFFKLPGGELNAGEDEVEGLKRLMTEILGRQDGVKQDWVIDDCIGNWWRPNFEPPQYPYIPAHTTKPKEHKKLFLVQLQEKALFAVPKNYKLVAAPLFELYDNAPGYGPIISSLPQLLSRFNFIYN, translated from the exons ATGTCAGTTGTACCTCCTAATCGATCTTCAACCGGCTGGCCCCGTGGAGTAAATCAGTTCGGAAATAAATACATTAGCCCACCGGCTAAACCGCTCACCCTGGAGCGAACCATTAACCT ATACCCACTAACGAATTACACATTCGGCACCAAGGAGCCACTGTATGAGAAGGACAGCTCAGTGGCCGCACGCTTCCAGCGGATGCGGGAGGAATTTGAGAAAATCGGAATGCGTCGGACAGTGGAGGGGGTTCTAATCGTACATGAGCACAGGCTCCCTCACGTGCTACTGCTGCAGCTGGGAACCACCTTCTTCAAACT TCCTGGTGGTGAGTTGAACGCTGGAGAAGATGAGGTGGAAGGGTTGAAGCGACTGATGACAGAG ATTTTGGGGCGTCAAGATGGAGTGAAACAGGACTGGGTCATTGATGACTGCATTGGAAACTGGTGGAGACCGAACTTTGAACCACCTCAG TATCCCTACATTCCAGCTCACACCACTAAGCCTAAGGAACATAAGAAGCTGTTTTTAGTACAGCTGCAGGAGAAAG CATTGTTTGCTGTGCCAAAGAACTATAAGCTGGTGGCCGCCCCCTTGTTTGAGCTTTATGACAATGCTCCTGGTTATGGCCCTATTATATCCAGTCTTCCACAATTACTGAGCAG GTTTAATTTCATCTATAACTGA
- the LOC127455968 gene encoding E3 SUMO-protein ligase ZBED1-like, whose translation MKTLTLTTMPLEVRQTGANIATWLEEVVAKCNIPVNNIKAVVHDNGSNVVAAMKMLADKHNWVSVRCTGHTLQLIVNNSLKETSICKALGAARTLVEHFKKSELAHTKLKEKQQQMNTPEHKLIQDVSTRWNSTYFMVERLLEQRWLIIATLSDPEVTPRGKHYFDLFCLISGHCLKSWPRACSLFNVPLSGQEYATLSCLPQLAKGLQRSVQQSLSFETTPRKAFLAKVSKELTERWGNINTFFKDTDTVPLSAALDPRFRKLKFMSAEQRIEVQSIVEVLAIKARKESWKPTEVGQGQSVTVPR comes from the coding sequence ATGAAGACTCTCACACTAACAACAATGCCTCTTGAAGTACGACAAACTGGTGCCAACATTGCAACATGGCTGGAAGAGGTTGTTGCAAAATGTAACATTCCAGTAAACAACATTAAAGCAGTTGTCCATGACAATGGATCCAATGTTGTGGCTGCAATGAAAATGCtggcagacaaacataattgGGTCTCTGTCCGCTGTACTGGACACACACTTCagcttattgtgaacaattcccTTAAAGAGACCAGCATCTGCAAAGCTTTGGGAGCTGCAAGGACCTTGGTTGAACATTTTAAGAAAAGTGAACTGGCCCATACTAAGCTGAAGGAAAAGCAGCAGCAGATGAACACACCAGAGCATAAGCTGATACAAGATGTCAGTACCCGGTGGAACAGCACCTATTTTATGGTGGAGAGACTACTGGAGCAGCGCTGGCTCATTATTGCCACACTTTCTGATCCTGAAGTGACACCAAGGGGCAAACATTACTTTGATTTGTTTTGCCTGATCAGTGGTCACTGCTTGAAGAGCTGGCCCAGGGCCTGCAGCCTTTTCAATGTGCCACTGAGTGGTCAAGAATATGCAACATTGTCATGCCTTCCTCAACTTGCAAAAGGGCTACAGAGGTCTGTGCAACAATCGCTTAGCTTCGAAACAACACCTAGAAAAGCTTTTTTAGCCAAAGtttctaaagagttaacagagaGGTGGGGGAATATCAACACTTTCTTCAAGGACACTGACACAGTTCCTCTGTCAGCAGCCCTAGACCCAAGATTTAGAAAGCTTAAGTTTATGTCTGCCGAACAGAGGATAGAGGTTCAAAGCATTGTCGAAGTCTTGGCTATTAAAGCAAGAAAAGAGTCCTGGAAACCTACAGAAGTAGGGCAGGGTCAGAGTGTCACTGTTCCAAGGTGA